From the Halomonas meridiana genome, one window contains:
- a CDS encoding NupC/NupG family nucleoside CNT transporter, which yields MTLIMSLVGMVTLVAIALIFSYDRKSIRLRTVLGAFAIQAGIGAFVLYVPFGQAVLQAISAGVSQVLVYANDGIGFLFGGLADVENVGFVFAIKVLPVIIFFSSLIAVLYYLGIMQWVIRILGGALQKALGTSRTESLSATANIFVGQTEAPLVVRPFIARMTPSQLFAVMCGGLASVAGSVLAGYAALGIPMEYLVAASFMAAPGGLLFAKLIMPETQDAEDSDSVSKVDEELKEQDDKPTNVLDAAASGATSGLMLAANVGAMLLAFIGLIALINGILGGVGGWFGFESLSLELILGWLFAPLAFLLGVPWEEATLAGSFIGQKLVVNEFVAYINLAPYIDGEQVVAATGQMMTPHTMAILSFALCGFANLSSIAILLGGLGSIAPTRRKEIARFGVKAVLAGTLSNLMSASIAGFFIALSNVTA from the coding sequence ATGACCCTCATCATGAGCTTGGTTGGTATGGTCACCCTGGTGGCCATCGCCCTGATCTTCTCTTACGACCGCAAGTCGATTCGGCTGCGCACCGTGCTGGGTGCCTTCGCCATCCAGGCCGGTATTGGCGCGTTCGTGCTGTACGTGCCGTTCGGCCAGGCGGTGCTTCAGGCCATCTCGGCGGGCGTTAGCCAGGTACTGGTGTACGCCAACGACGGTATCGGCTTCCTGTTTGGCGGCTTGGCCGATGTGGAAAACGTCGGTTTTGTGTTTGCCATCAAGGTACTGCCGGTCATCATCTTCTTCTCGTCGCTGATTGCCGTGCTCTACTACCTGGGCATCATGCAGTGGGTCATTCGGATTCTGGGCGGCGCGCTGCAAAAAGCACTGGGCACCTCACGTACCGAATCGCTCTCCGCGACTGCGAACATCTTCGTCGGCCAAACCGAAGCACCGCTGGTGGTGCGTCCGTTCATTGCCCGCATGACGCCTTCGCAGCTATTTGCGGTGATGTGTGGCGGCTTGGCATCGGTAGCCGGTTCCGTTTTGGCGGGCTACGCGGCGCTGGGTATTCCGATGGAGTACTTGGTCGCGGCCTCTTTCATGGCGGCGCCGGGTGGCCTGCTGTTCGCCAAGCTGATCATGCCGGAAACCCAAGACGCTGAAGACAGCGACAGCGTTTCCAAGGTCGATGAAGAGCTGAAAGAGCAGGACGACAAACCCACCAACGTGCTGGATGCAGCGGCCTCCGGTGCAACGTCTGGCCTAATGCTGGCAGCCAACGTCGGTGCGATGCTGCTGGCGTTCATTGGCCTGATCGCGCTGATCAACGGCATTTTAGGTGGCGTTGGCGGCTGGTTCGGCTTTGAATCGCTGAGCCTTGAGCTGATTCTCGGCTGGCTGTTTGCGCCGCTGGCCTTCCTGCTGGGCGTGCCCTGGGAAGAGGCGACCCTGGCGGGTTCGTTCATCGGCCAGAAGCTGGTGGTCAACGAGTTCGTGGCCTACATCAACCTGGCCCCCTATATCGATGGGGAACAGGTGGTGGCGGCAACGGGTCAGATGATGACCCCGCACACCATGGCGATTCTCTCCTTTGCCCTGTGTGGCTTTGCCAACCTGTCGTCCATTGCGATTCTGCTGGGCGGCCTGGGTAGCATTGCCCCCACGCGTCGCAAGGAGATTGCCCGCTTCGGTGTGAAAGCCGTCTTGGCCGGTACGCTCTCTAACTTGATGTCTGCTTCCATCGCCGGCTTCTTCATTGCGCTGAGCAACGTCACGGCGTAA
- a CDS encoding outer membrane protein OmpK encodes MTALSHSRSSSFVTLGAGVLLASAAVATPAFADDAEPQTLDRLWSFANVSVNYLDWSNGTEARTASNAAKSDFTFVEIEGGVGFSWGEFYGFFDFENPTNDQFDQASGGKDNFRTAGKVTSHIYLGDSPLSIYAHLYDFRDYGYESREQDQILGLGYRTTFDNGLWFKPFIGAARVQSNSYTGMNGFMAGWVAGYDFTALNQNFSVTNWHEQTFGRDDEYLTQNYVGDKAGSVGTNGALSLWWHPSDLITTGVQYRYSENKLGTPDAYQNAMIYSVKLNLL; translated from the coding sequence ATGACTGCTCTATCCCACTCTCGTTCTTCTTCGTTCGTCACGCTTGGCGCTGGCGTTTTACTGGCCAGTGCTGCCGTAGCAACCCCTGCGTTTGCCGACGATGCCGAGCCGCAAACCCTCGACCGTCTGTGGTCGTTTGCCAACGTTTCAGTCAACTACCTGGACTGGTCGAACGGCACCGAAGCACGCACCGCCAGCAACGCGGCGAAAAGCGACTTTACGTTCGTTGAAATCGAAGGCGGCGTCGGCTTTAGCTGGGGCGAATTCTACGGCTTCTTCGATTTCGAGAACCCGACCAACGACCAGTTCGACCAAGCCAGCGGCGGTAAAGACAACTTCCGTACTGCGGGTAAAGTGACCTCTCACATCTACTTGGGCGACAGCCCGCTGTCGATTTACGCCCACCTGTACGATTTCCGCGACTACGGCTACGAGTCTCGCGAGCAAGACCAAATTCTCGGCTTGGGGTATCGCACCACGTTCGACAACGGCCTGTGGTTCAAACCGTTCATCGGTGCAGCCCGTGTGCAGAGCAATAGCTACACCGGCATGAACGGCTTCATGGCTGGCTGGGTCGCGGGCTACGACTTTACCGCCCTGAACCAAAACTTCAGCGTGACCAACTGGCACGAGCAGACCTTCGGCCGCGACGACGAGTACCTGACTCAGAACTACGTGGGCGACAAAGCAGGCAGCGTCGGTACCAACGGTGCGCTGAGCCTATGGTGGCACCCGTCCGATCTGATCACCACGGGCGTGCAGTACCGCTACTCAGAGAATAAACTGGGCACCCCGGACGCTTATCAAAACGCGATGATCTACTCAGTGAAGTTGAACTTACTGTAA
- a CDS encoding DeoR/GlpR family DNA-binding transcription regulator gives MNDRSAQRMAMLQEALASGGTLHLRDAAELCGVSEMTIRRDLSTQPSAISLLGGRLVMASYPGVTPVYDLTEQQASHYQVKQRLCQRAASFIEEGDTLFIDCGSTLIPLLGQLSRFRELTVVTYALNVANAVAGLPNVRLVLLGGLFYASSQSFGSDGMGAAIERLGINKALISAAGVDCERGVSCFHFHEVGPKQAAIATAMQRLLVVDASKFGVVRPAYFASLEDFDIVVTDDERAPGLLERHPLPTLSVTLA, from the coding sequence ATGAACGATCGGAGCGCACAGCGCATGGCGATGTTGCAAGAAGCGTTGGCTAGCGGGGGAACGCTGCATCTTCGCGATGCTGCCGAGCTGTGCGGCGTCTCCGAAATGACCATTCGTCGGGACCTTTCAACGCAGCCGTCGGCCATTAGTCTACTGGGTGGGCGGCTGGTGATGGCCAGCTACCCGGGCGTGACGCCGGTGTACGATCTGACCGAACAGCAGGCGAGTCACTACCAAGTGAAGCAGCGGCTTTGCCAGCGTGCAGCCAGCTTTATCGAAGAGGGCGACACGCTGTTCATCGACTGCGGCTCCACACTGATTCCGCTGCTGGGCCAGCTCAGCCGCTTCCGCGAATTAACCGTAGTGACGTATGCGCTCAACGTGGCCAACGCCGTGGCCGGGTTGCCCAACGTGCGCTTGGTGCTGCTGGGCGGACTGTTCTATGCCTCCTCCCAATCGTTTGGTAGCGACGGCATGGGCGCTGCTATCGAGCGTTTGGGCATCAATAAAGCACTGATCTCTGCCGCAGGCGTGGATTGCGAACGAGGCGTAAGCTGCTTTCATTTTCATGAAGTCGGGCCCAAACAAGCGGCCATTGCCACGGCGATGCAGCGGCTGTTGGTGGTCGATGCCAGCAAATTTGGCGTGGTGCGCCCGGCCTATTTTGCCTCGCTGGAGGATTTCGATATCGTCGTCACCGACGATGAGCGAGCCCCTGGCCTGCTGGAGCGCCATCCACTGCCCACCTTGAGCGTCACGCTCGCCTAA
- the cyoA gene encoding ubiquinol oxidase subunit II, with amino-acid sequence MQLPTHWRRRGTFVLVVLCLLLTGCSSALLDPKGQIGVEQRSLILTSFGLMLIVVIPVIVMTLLFGWRYRRSNRVAKYLPDWAHSNAIEAAVWTVPCLIIAVLAFLTFKTSHSLDPHKPLESDVEPMEIQAVALDWKWLFIYPEQGIASVNELAFPVDTPVRFRVSSGSVMNAFFIPRLGSQIYAMAGMDNDVHLIADEEGVYPGRSTNYSGAGFSGMTFDAHVTSPAEFDAWVENVRAADDTLTFPDGYEALAQPTEYHPVEYFSAVTPELYESIVSSFHSGDGSGHGGHANHGDAISDAHDSHGESSELESANGSQQQAAIGHVTNQHAGDDHALGGHPTSVEAGG; translated from the coding sequence ATGCAACTACCTACCCACTGGCGCAGGCGAGGCACTTTTGTGCTCGTCGTATTGTGCTTGCTGTTAACGGGCTGCAGTTCTGCATTGCTGGATCCCAAGGGGCAGATTGGCGTCGAGCAACGCTCGCTGATTTTGACCTCCTTTGGGCTGATGCTGATCGTGGTCATTCCGGTCATCGTGATGACGCTGCTGTTTGGCTGGCGCTACCGGCGCAGTAACCGCGTCGCCAAGTATCTGCCGGACTGGGCGCACTCCAACGCCATCGAAGCGGCCGTTTGGACCGTGCCCTGCTTGATCATTGCCGTACTCGCCTTTCTCACCTTTAAAACCTCCCACAGCCTGGACCCCCACAAACCGCTGGAAAGCGACGTGGAACCCATGGAGATCCAAGCCGTCGCGCTGGATTGGAAGTGGCTGTTCATCTACCCGGAACAGGGCATTGCTAGCGTCAATGAACTGGCCTTCCCGGTAGATACCCCCGTGCGCTTCCGAGTGAGTTCTGGCTCGGTAATGAACGCCTTCTTCATTCCACGCTTAGGCAGCCAGATCTACGCCATGGCGGGCATGGATAACGACGTTCACCTGATTGCCGACGAAGAGGGCGTCTACCCCGGCCGTTCCACCAACTACAGCGGTGCTGGCTTCTCTGGGATGACCTTCGATGCCCACGTCACCTCTCCGGCGGAATTCGACGCCTGGGTGGAAAACGTGCGTGCCGCCGACGACACCCTGACCTTCCCGGATGGTTACGAAGCCTTGGCGCAGCCGACGGAGTATCACCCGGTGGAGTACTTCTCGGCGGTCACGCCCGAGCTGTATGAGTCGATCGTCAGCAGCTTCCACAGTGGTGACGGCAGTGGGCACGGCGGTCATGCAAACCACGGTGACGCCATCAGTGATGCCCACGATAGCCACGGCGAATCCAGCGAGCTAGAGAGCGCCAACGGGTCGCAACAGCAGGCCGCGATCGGCCACGTTACCAATCAGCATGCAGGTGATGACCACGCCTTGGGCGGCCATCCCACAAGCGTTGAAGCGGGGGGTTAA
- the cyoB gene encoding cytochrome o ubiquinol oxidase subunit I, translating into MFGKLTLEAIPYHEPIIMVVAAFMAIGGAALLGALTYYRKWGWLWNEWFTSVDHKKLGIMYFVVALVMLLRGFADAIMMRTQLAMAAGGAAGYLPPEHYDQIFTAHGVIMIFFVAMPMVIGLMNLVVPLQIGARDVAFPFLNNLSFWLFAVSAILVNISLVVGEFAKTGWLAYAPLSGIEFSPGVGVDYWIWALQISGIGTTLTGINFFVTILKMRTQGMTLFRMPIFTWTSLCANVLIIASFPILTATIALLTLDRYFGMHFFTNDFGGNMMMYVNLIWAWGHPEVYILILPAFGVFSEVIATFARKRLFGYKTMVWATVAITLLSFIVWLHHFFTMGAGANVNAFFGIMTMIIAIPTGVKVFNWLFTIFRGSLELTSPVLWTLGFIITFTLGGMTGVMLALPAANFVLHNSLFVIAHFHNVIIGGVVFGMMAGLTYWFPKAFGFTLSEKWGKRSFWCWFIGFYVAFMPLYVLSFFGAVRRMQSYANPEWQPWMILAWVGAVIIMMGIACTIIQFWVSIRDRKLNADLTGDPWDGRTLEWSTSSPAPFYNFARLPEVGDIDSFWSQKQRGNEQLDEAPYTDIHMPRNTVAGPVISFFALILGFALVWHIWWLAAVGALGAVVSFLARVFNEDIDYYVPAAEVARIEREHEKRKTSAPSSAASDREQTNYVEARA; encoded by the coding sequence ATGTTTGGAAAACTCACGTTAGAAGCAATTCCGTATCACGAACCGATCATTATGGTCGTTGCCGCCTTCATGGCGATTGGGGGTGCCGCGCTACTGGGCGCACTGACGTACTACCGTAAATGGGGCTGGCTGTGGAACGAGTGGTTTACCTCCGTTGACCACAAAAAGCTCGGCATCATGTACTTCGTGGTGGCCTTGGTCATGCTGCTTCGCGGCTTTGCCGATGCGATTATGATGCGTACCCAATTAGCCATGGCGGCCGGTGGGGCCGCAGGTTATCTCCCTCCTGAACACTACGATCAGATCTTTACCGCCCACGGCGTGATCATGATCTTTTTCGTTGCGATGCCCATGGTCATCGGCCTGATGAACCTGGTGGTGCCCCTGCAAATCGGCGCACGCGACGTTGCTTTCCCGTTTTTGAATAACCTGAGTTTCTGGCTGTTCGCCGTCTCGGCGATTTTGGTCAATATTTCCCTCGTGGTAGGGGAGTTCGCCAAAACCGGCTGGCTCGCTTACGCGCCTTTATCGGGGATAGAGTTTAGCCCTGGGGTGGGGGTCGATTACTGGATATGGGCACTGCAAATATCCGGGATAGGCACCACGCTCACCGGCATTAATTTCTTCGTTACCATTCTGAAAATGCGCACCCAAGGCATGACCCTGTTCCGCATGCCGATTTTTACCTGGACGTCGCTGTGCGCTAACGTCCTGATCATTGCCTCGTTCCCGATTCTGACCGCGACCATCGCGCTGCTAACGCTTGACCGCTACTTCGGTATGCACTTCTTCACCAATGACTTTGGCGGCAACATGATGATGTACGTCAACCTCATTTGGGCCTGGGGTCACCCGGAAGTGTACATTCTGATTCTGCCGGCCTTTGGCGTGTTCTCTGAAGTCATCGCCACCTTCGCGCGCAAGCGTCTGTTTGGTTACAAAACCATGGTCTGGGCCACGGTGGCCATCACGCTGCTGTCGTTTATCGTGTGGCTGCACCACTTCTTCACCATGGGTGCTGGCGCCAACGTGAACGCCTTCTTCGGCATCATGACGATGATCATTGCCATCCCCACCGGGGTGAAGGTGTTCAACTGGCTGTTTACCATTTTCCGCGGCAGCCTTGAGCTGACCTCGCCGGTGCTGTGGACCCTTGGCTTCATCATCACCTTTACCCTAGGCGGTATGACTGGCGTGATGCTGGCGCTCCCGGCGGCTAACTTCGTGCTGCACAACAGCCTGTTCGTGATTGCCCACTTCCACAACGTGATTATTGGCGGCGTGGTATTCGGCATGATGGCGGGCCTGACCTACTGGTTCCCCAAAGCGTTCGGCTTCACGCTGAGCGAGAAGTGGGGCAAGCGCTCGTTCTGGTGCTGGTTCATCGGCTTCTACGTCGCGTTCATGCCGCTCTACGTGTTGAGCTTCTTCGGTGCCGTGCGCCGTATGCAGTCCTACGCGAATCCTGAGTGGCAACCCTGGATGATTCTGGCTTGGGTAGGTGCCGTGATCATCATGATGGGGATTGCCTGCACCATCATTCAGTTCTGGGTCAGCATCCGCGACCGCAAGCTGAATGCCGACCTGACCGGCGACCCCTGGGATGGCCGCACGCTGGAGTGGTCGACCTCGTCGCCTGCGCCGTTCTACAACTTCGCGCGCCTGCCGGAAGTCGGTGATATCGACAGCTTCTGGTCGCAAAAGCAGCGGGGTAACGAGCAGTTGGACGAAGCGCCCTACACCGATATTCACATGCCGCGTAACACCGTGGCGGGGCCGGTCATCAGCTTCTTCGCGCTGATTCTAGGCTTTGCGCTGGTGTGGCATATCTGGTGGCTGGCCGCCGTCGGCGCGCTGGGTGCGGTGGTAAGTTTCCTAGCACGTGTATTCAACGAAGATATCGACTACTACGTGCCCGCCGCTGAAGTGGCGCGCATCGAGCGCGAGCACGAAAAGCGCAAAACCTCTGCGCCGAGTAGCGCAGCGTCTGATCGTGAACAGACCAACTATGTGGAGGCACGAGCGTAA
- the cyoC gene encoding cytochrome o ubiquinol oxidase subunit III: MATDTLHHGAAAEPHEHHDATGTKVFGFWVYLMSDLVIFGSLFATYAVLMKGTAAGPTAADIFELPFVLVETFLLLFSSFTFGMGVLAMNAERVGQVKAWLAITFLLGAAFVGMEVYEFQHLIHQGYGPDQSAFLSSFFTLVGTHGLHVTVGLVWILVMLVQLSTKGITPMTRPRILCLSLFWHFLDIVWICVFSFVYLMGVL, translated from the coding sequence ATGGCCACCGATACCCTACATCATGGCGCCGCAGCCGAGCCCCATGAGCACCACGACGCGACCGGCACGAAAGTGTTTGGCTTCTGGGTCTACTTGATGAGTGACCTGGTGATCTTCGGGTCACTGTTCGCTACCTACGCCGTGCTGATGAAAGGCACGGCTGCCGGCCCCACGGCGGCGGATATCTTCGAGCTGCCCTTCGTGCTGGTGGAAACCTTCCTGCTGCTGTTCAGTAGCTTCACCTTTGGTATGGGCGTGCTGGCGATGAACGCCGAGCGCGTCGGCCAAGTAAAAGCGTGGCTGGCGATCACCTTCCTGCTGGGTGCCGCGTTCGTCGGCATGGAAGTGTACGAGTTTCAGCATCTGATTCATCAGGGCTACGGCCCTGATCAGAGCGCGTTTCTTTCGTCGTTCTTTACCCTGGTCGGCACCCACGGCCTTCACGTCACCGTGGGTTTGGTGTGGATTCTGGTCATGCTGGTGCAGCTTTCGACCAAGGGCATCACCCCGATGACGCGTCCACGGATTCTGTGCCTCAGCCTGTTTTGGCACTTCCTGGACATCGTGTGGATCTGCGTGTTCTCGTTCGTTTATCTGATGGGAGTGCTGTGA
- the cyoD gene encoding cytochrome o ubiquinol oxidase subunit IV has translation MSHSSSSTSSHGSVKSYVTGLLLSLVLTVIPFAVVMSGALSTATTVVVIAITAVLQILVQLVMFMHMNTKADEGWNVMSFVFTLTILVLVVGGSLWIMQHLHLNMMIG, from the coding sequence ATGAGCCATTCATCATCTTCAACGTCATCCCACGGCAGCGTTAAATCGTATGTGACGGGGCTTCTGCTATCTTTAGTGCTAACCGTGATTCCGTTCGCGGTCGTTATGAGCGGTGCGTTAAGCACCGCCACGACGGTGGTGGTCATCGCTATAACAGCCGTGCTGCAGATTTTGGTTCAGCTGGTCATGTTTATGCATATGAATACCAAGGCCGACGAAGGCTGGAACGTCATGTCCTTCGTTTTCACACTGACGATACTCGTCCTGGTGGTAGGGGGCTCGTTATGGATCATGCAGCATCTGCATCTCAACATGATGATCGGCTGA
- the cyoE gene encoding heme o synthase: MDHAASASQHDDRLNVAPSRWRDVLALTKPGIIGGNLIATLGGYFLAAHGTFDWVTFASVMMGIALVIASGCACNNVIDRDIDALMARTRHRPLAKGRISITQALGISALLGVAGVVCLALGTNGLTVALAVIGWGVYVGVYSLYMKRHSEYGTLVGSLSGAMPPVVGYCAVTGQFDSGAFMLLVIFCLWQMPHSYAIAIFRYADYRRASIPVLPVVHGIKRAKHHILGYIVAFIPASLALVLASQAGAGYLCVALTMGGYWLYLALCGYRLDDDVRWAKKVFGVSILTITAMSLVMVLEAMVPMWA; this comes from the coding sequence ATGGATCATGCAGCATCTGCATCTCAACATGATGATCGGCTGAACGTGGCACCGAGCCGCTGGCGCGACGTGCTGGCGCTCACCAAGCCGGGGATCATCGGTGGCAATCTGATTGCGACCTTGGGCGGCTACTTCCTAGCCGCCCACGGTACCTTCGATTGGGTCACCTTTGCCTCGGTGATGATGGGTATTGCCCTGGTCATCGCCTCGGGCTGCGCCTGCAACAACGTGATTGATCGGGATATCGATGCACTGATGGCGCGTACGCGCCATCGCCCGCTGGCCAAGGGCCGCATCTCGATCACCCAGGCGCTGGGGATTTCAGCGCTGTTGGGGGTGGCCGGCGTGGTCTGTTTGGCGCTGGGTACCAACGGCTTAACGGTGGCGCTGGCAGTAATCGGCTGGGGCGTGTATGTGGGGGTGTATAGCCTCTATATGAAGCGCCACTCCGAGTACGGCACGCTGGTGGGCAGCCTTTCCGGCGCGATGCCGCCGGTAGTGGGCTACTGCGCGGTCACGGGGCAGTTCGACAGCGGCGCGTTCATGCTGCTGGTGATTTTTTGTCTGTGGCAGATGCCGCACTCCTACGCTATCGCGATTTTCCGCTATGCGGATTACCGTCGCGCCTCCATCCCGGTGCTGCCGGTGGTGCACGGCATTAAGCGGGCCAAGCACCATATTCTGGGCTATATCGTGGCGTTTATTCCCGCGTCACTGGCGCTGGTACTGGCCAGCCAAGCAGGCGCAGGCTACCTGTGTGTGGCGCTGACCATGGGTGGTTACTGGCTTTATCTGGCGCTATGCGGCTACCGGTTAGATGACGACGTGCGCTGGGCGAAGAAGGTGTTCGGCGTCTCGATTCTGACCATTACCGCCATGAGCTTAGTGATGGTATTGGAAGCCATGGTGCCCATGTGGGCGTAA
- the pta gene encoding phosphate acetyltransferase: protein MNSSPEQPQAILLVPTNVGAGLTSACLGLIQALDTIGLKAGFLKPFMQNELNGPGLDRSTALVSRTLNQRPPSPISQARLERLLRDDQTDELMENVIELYEQVTQQAYRDGSELDLIVVEGVVPTQHTTYATQTNAQLAHALNARIILVGTGDLNEPQALAEELDMHARSFGGVSSSRTLGGILMRMKNLPYGQEDDLSAAPGTIKPQLEEPVLNELRRYSPALATDRFHLIGVVPYSKTLSAPRTLDVARALNAKVLNEGEAASRRVLSTSLCARSAANALHIFTPGSLVVASGDRDDVVLASALATMNGTQLAGVLLTNGFLPNEGMIEMCRPALKTGLPVLAVETDSLTTAQNLSQLSTEIPMDDFERAEQVARYVAAHMDLEWLKAKLSRGYTRRLSPSAFRHQLVKLAQQAKKRIVLPEGDEPRTIEAAIICQRRGIADCVLLGKREDIESVAHHRGLTLPDALTIIDPESTRASYIDPMVERRRGKLNELTAEAQLQDNVVLGTMMLQLDEVDGLVSGAVHTTANTVRPAFQLIKTAPEYNQVSSIFFMLLPEQVVVYGDCAVNPDPDAETLAEIALQSARSAEAFGIEPRVAMISYSTGDSGTGADVDKVREATRIAKERAPHLAIDGPLQYDAAAIESVGKQKAPDSPVAGKATVFVFPDLNTGNTTYKAVQRSARVVSVGPMLQGLNKPVNDLSRGALVDDIVYTIALTAIQASQRES, encoded by the coding sequence ATGAACAGCTCCCCCGAGCAACCGCAAGCCATTCTCCTGGTACCCACCAACGTCGGTGCCGGGCTAACGTCCGCTTGTCTTGGGTTGATTCAAGCGCTCGACACCATCGGCCTGAAAGCCGGCTTTTTAAAGCCGTTTATGCAGAACGAGCTAAACGGCCCCGGCCTTGACCGCTCCACGGCGCTGGTCTCACGCACGCTGAACCAACGCCCGCCCTCGCCCATTTCCCAGGCGCGTTTAGAGCGCCTGCTGCGCGATGACCAAACCGACGAGCTGATGGAAAACGTCATCGAGCTTTACGAGCAGGTCACACAGCAGGCCTATCGAGACGGCAGCGAGCTGGATCTTATTGTGGTGGAAGGCGTGGTCCCCACTCAGCACACCACCTACGCCACCCAAACCAATGCGCAGCTGGCCCATGCGCTGAACGCCCGCATCATTTTGGTGGGCACCGGGGATCTCAACGAACCCCAGGCGCTGGCCGAAGAGCTGGATATGCACGCCCGCAGCTTTGGCGGCGTTAGCTCTAGCCGCACCTTGGGCGGCATCTTGATGCGCATGAAGAACCTGCCCTACGGCCAGGAAGATGACCTTTCTGCCGCGCCGGGCACCATCAAACCGCAGCTGGAAGAGCCGGTACTCAACGAGCTGCGCCGCTACTCCCCGGCGCTGGCTACTGACCGCTTCCACCTGATTGGCGTAGTGCCTTACAGCAAAACTCTGAGTGCCCCGCGCACGCTGGACGTGGCCCGGGCGCTGAATGCCAAGGTGCTCAACGAGGGCGAAGCCGCCAGCCGCCGCGTGCTCTCTACCAGCCTGTGCGCTCGAAGTGCGGCCAACGCGCTGCATATCTTCACGCCGGGCAGCTTGGTCGTGGCCTCCGGCGACCGTGACGATGTGGTGCTGGCCTCCGCGCTGGCGACCATGAACGGCACCCAGCTGGCGGGCGTGCTGCTCACCAACGGCTTCTTGCCCAACGAGGGCATGATCGAGATGTGTCGCCCGGCGCTGAAAACCGGCCTGCCGGTGCTGGCGGTAGAAACCGACAGCCTGACCACGGCGCAAAACCTGAGCCAGCTCAGTACTGAAATCCCCATGGATGACTTCGAGCGCGCCGAGCAGGTGGCCCGCTACGTGGCTGCCCACATGGATTTGGAGTGGCTGAAAGCCAAGCTGAGCCGTGGCTACACCCGCCGCCTTTCGCCCTCAGCGTTCCGCCACCAGTTGGTGAAGCTCGCTCAGCAGGCCAAAAAGCGCATCGTGCTGCCGGAAGGCGACGAGCCGCGCACCATCGAGGCGGCAATCATCTGCCAGCGTCGTGGCATTGCCGACTGCGTGCTGTTGGGCAAACGCGAAGATATCGAAAGCGTCGCCCATCACCGTGGCCTCACGCTGCCCGATGCGCTGACCATCATCGACCCGGAAAGCACCCGCGCCAGCTACATTGACCCGATGGTCGAGCGCCGTCGCGGCAAGCTCAACGAACTGACCGCCGAAGCGCAGCTTCAGGATAACGTGGTGCTGGGCACTATGATGCTGCAGCTCGATGAAGTGGATGGCCTGGTGTCTGGCGCGGTTCACACTACTGCCAACACCGTTCGCCCGGCGTTTCAGCTGATCAAAACGGCCCCTGAGTACAATCAGGTGTCGTCGATCTTCTTTATGCTGCTGCCGGAACAGGTGGTGGTGTACGGCGACTGCGCGGTAAACCCAGACCCGGACGCCGAAACCCTGGCAGAGATCGCCCTACAGAGCGCCCGCTCTGCCGAGGCGTTTGGTATAGAGCCGCGCGTGGCGATGATCAGCTACTCCACCGGTGACTCCGGCACCGGCGCGGATGTGGACAAAGTGCGCGAAGCTACTCGCATCGCTAAAGAGCGCGCGCCGCATCTGGCCATCGACGGCCCGCTGCAGTACGACGCCGCCGCCATCGAAAGCGTAGGCAAGCAGAAAGCCCCCGACTCCCCCGTGGCGGGCAAGGCCACCGTGTTCGTGTTTCCCGACCTCAACACCGGCAACACCACCTACAAAGCGGTGCAGCGCAGCGCCCGCGTGGTGAGCGTTGGCCCGATGCTGCAAGGTCTGAACAAGCCGGTGAACGACCTCTCCCGTGGCGCGCTGGTGGATGACATCGTCTACACCATCGCTCTCACCGCGATTCAGGCCAGCCAGCGGGAAAGCTAG